Proteins encoded in a region of the Mycolicibacterium chitae genome:
- the mtrA gene encoding two-component system response regulator MtrA produces the protein MRQRILVVDDDASLAEMLTIVLRNEGFDTAVIGDGTQALTAVRELRPDLVLLDLMLPGMNGIDVCRVLRADSGVPIVMLTAKTDTVDVVLGLESGADDYVMKPFKPKELVARVRARLRRNEDEPAELLSIGDVEIDVPAHKVTRQGEQISLTPLEFDLLVALARKPRQVFTRDVLLEQVWGYRHPADTRLVNVHVQRLRAKVEKDPENPQVVLTVRGVGYKAGPP, from the coding sequence ATGAGGCAAAGAATCCTGGTCGTCGATGACGACGCATCGTTGGCCGAGATGCTGACCATCGTCCTGCGGAACGAGGGTTTCGACACTGCCGTCATCGGCGATGGCACCCAGGCGCTCACCGCGGTGCGGGAGCTCCGCCCGGATCTGGTCCTGCTGGACCTCATGCTGCCCGGGATGAACGGCATCGACGTCTGCCGCGTGCTGCGGGCCGACTCCGGGGTGCCGATCGTGATGCTCACGGCCAAGACCGACACCGTCGACGTGGTGCTGGGGCTCGAGTCGGGCGCCGACGACTACGTCATGAAGCCGTTCAAGCCCAAGGAACTGGTGGCCCGGGTCCGCGCGCGGTTGCGCCGCAACGAGGACGAGCCGGCCGAACTGCTCTCGATCGGCGACGTCGAGATCGACGTGCCCGCGCACAAGGTCACCCGCCAGGGCGAGCAGATCTCGCTGACGCCGCTGGAGTTCGACCTGCTGGTGGCGTTGGCGCGCAAACCCCGCCAGGTGTTTACTCGGGATGTGCTGCTCGAACAGGTTTGGGGCTACCGGCATCCCGCCGACACCCGGCTGGTGAACGTGCATGTGCAGCGGTTGCGGGCCAAGGTCGAGAAGGACCCGGAGAACCCGCAGGTGGTGCTGACCGTTCGAGGAGTGGGATACAAGGCCGGACCTCCGTGA
- a CDS encoding alpha/beta hydrolase produces the protein MLLSEIESWDVAALKTVATELGAELEAAQRAATELGNLAGLPGWESPAADVARERIATARAHVLDDAAVLGAVERLAEETAQAVSTLQQQLTALRAEVAGSEGHLSLSDGGEVTISGTAEEIRDLQDEADDIEARAKALIRQADDIDADCAEVFTNIADGKVTGGRATDFEGARQAGGLQSGLSAPYPPDGPGVTPHEVTAWWDALSPEEQRKVVEEHPDWIGNRDGVPVPPRHDANIDALEREIAAARAEVASIPSREEYRRDHPGRNAAALNSGYTAMVGDRRRRLDEALGVQRALSVDGDPSQGYDKDRYLMMFEPTDTELLAAVAIGNPDEAQHVAVTTPGMTTHATSLPSMADEAVALRREAEFQLERAGFGGERVAAVAWFGYDPPDVDGTVGGAVLENRANAGAVDLADFYRGINATNAHGSEVHLSALGHSYGSTTTAQALNELGETGVVDDAVFYGSPGLGYANETILGMPALIVDESQLFLPDGHAFVMSADRDPVSEEVSKWGIDLPVSIADLGAHGPNPTSLPFERLATDASEPTYGPPREGASGHSEYPRLGSNAVLRTPGYNLAIVAAGLADRRPELLIREEG, from the coding sequence ATGCTGCTCAGCGAGATCGAGAGCTGGGACGTCGCGGCCCTGAAGACCGTGGCCACCGAGCTGGGCGCCGAACTCGAGGCCGCCCAGCGCGCCGCGACCGAACTGGGCAACCTGGCCGGCCTACCCGGGTGGGAATCGCCGGCCGCCGACGTGGCCCGCGAGCGGATCGCCACGGCGCGCGCGCATGTGCTCGACGACGCCGCGGTCCTCGGCGCAGTGGAACGCCTCGCCGAGGAGACCGCCCAGGCCGTCAGCACCCTGCAGCAGCAGCTGACGGCGCTGCGCGCGGAGGTGGCCGGTAGCGAGGGGCACCTGAGCCTGTCCGACGGCGGCGAGGTGACGATCAGCGGCACCGCGGAGGAGATCCGCGACCTGCAGGACGAGGCCGACGACATCGAGGCCCGCGCCAAGGCCCTGATCCGGCAGGCCGACGACATCGACGCCGACTGCGCCGAGGTGTTCACCAACATCGCCGACGGCAAGGTGACCGGCGGCCGCGCCACCGATTTCGAGGGCGCGCGGCAGGCCGGGGGGCTGCAGTCCGGGTTGTCGGCGCCGTATCCGCCCGACGGCCCCGGGGTGACGCCGCACGAGGTCACCGCGTGGTGGGACGCGCTGTCGCCCGAGGAGCAGCGCAAGGTCGTCGAGGAGCATCCCGACTGGATCGGCAACCGCGACGGCGTCCCGGTGCCGCCGCGCCACGACGCCAACATCGACGCGCTCGAACGCGAGATCGCCGCGGCGCGCGCCGAGGTGGCCTCGATCCCCAGCCGCGAGGAGTACCGCCGCGACCATCCGGGCCGCAACGCCGCCGCGCTGAACTCCGGCTACACCGCGATGGTCGGCGACCGGCGCCGGCGCCTCGACGAGGCGCTCGGTGTGCAGCGGGCGTTGTCGGTGGACGGCGACCCCAGTCAGGGCTACGACAAGGACCGCTACCTGATGATGTTCGAGCCCACCGACACCGAACTGCTGGCCGCCGTCGCGATCGGCAACCCGGACGAGGCCCAGCACGTCGCGGTCACCACACCCGGCATGACCACGCATGCCACGTCGCTGCCGTCGATGGCCGACGAGGCCGTCGCGCTGCGCCGGGAGGCCGAATTCCAGTTGGAGCGCGCCGGTTTCGGGGGCGAACGGGTGGCGGCGGTGGCCTGGTTCGGCTACGACCCGCCCGATGTCGACGGGACCGTGGGCGGGGCGGTGCTGGAGAACCGGGCCAACGCCGGGGCCGTGGACCTCGCCGACTTCTACCGCGGCATCAACGCCACCAACGCCCACGGCTCCGAGGTGCACCTGTCGGCGCTCGGGCACTCCTACGGTTCGACCACCACGGCCCAGGCGCTCAACGAACTCGGCGAGACCGGCGTCGTCGACGACGCGGTGTTCTACGGCTCGCCGGGCCTGGGCTACGCGAACGAGACCATCCTGGGCATGCCGGCGCTGATCGTGGACGAATCGCAGCTGTTCTTGCCCGACGGGCACGCGTTCGTGATGTCCGCCGACCGCGACCCGGTGTCCGAGGAGGTCTCCAAGTGGGGCATCGACCTGCCGGTGTCCATCGCCGACCTCGGCGCGCACGGACCCAACCCGACGTCGTTGCCGTTCGAGCGGCTGGCCACCGACGCCTCGGAGCCCACCTACGGCCCGCCGCGCGAGGGCGCCAGCGGACATTCGGAGTACCCGCGGCTGGGATCCAACGCCGTGCTGCGCACCCCCGGCTACAACCTGGCGATCGTCGCCGCCGGCCTGGCGGATCGCCGCCCGGAGTTGTTGATCCGCGAGGAAGGAT
- the mtrB gene encoding MtrAB system histidine kinase MtrB — protein MIIGRSKRRSRGRWGRSGPLLRGLNALSRAVGVAWRRSLQLRVVVLTLGLSLTVILVLGFVLTSQITDRVLDVKVRAATEEIERASTAVAGIVGGEETRSLDSSLQLARNTLTSRAAPTWGTGLAGTFDAVLVVPGDGPRAATAAGPIDEVPEALREFVKAGQVSYQYATVNTEGFSGSALVIGSPTASRVTNLELYLIFPLSGEERTIALVRGTMVTGGLVLLVLLAGIAWLVSRQVVQPVRSASQIAERFAEGHLTERMPVRGEDDMARLAVSFNDMAESLSRQITQLEEFGNLQRRFTSDVSHELRTPLTTVRMAADLIHDQRDELDPSLRRSTELMVNELDRFESLLNDLLEISRHDAGVAELSVEAVDLRSTVNSALDNVGHLADDAGIELLVDMPGEDVIAEVDPRRVERILRNLIANAIDHAEHKPVRIRMAADEDTVAVTVRDYGVGLRPGEEKLVFSRFWRSDPARVRRSGGTGLGLAISIEDARLHQGRLEAWGEPGNGACFRLTLPLVRGHKVTTSPLPMKPVGAESRDRQQQARTREHAGEGV, from the coding sequence ATGATCATCGGGCGCTCTAAGCGGCGAAGCCGGGGCCGCTGGGGGCGATCGGGTCCGCTGCTGCGCGGGCTGAACGCCCTGAGTCGTGCCGTCGGGGTGGCCTGGCGGCGTTCCCTGCAACTGCGCGTGGTGGTCCTGACCCTCGGGTTGTCGCTGACGGTCATCCTGGTGCTGGGCTTCGTGCTCACCAGCCAGATCACCGATCGGGTGCTCGACGTGAAGGTGCGCGCGGCCACCGAGGAGATCGAGCGGGCCAGCACCGCGGTCGCCGGGATCGTCGGCGGCGAGGAGACCCGCTCCCTGGACAGCAGCCTGCAACTCGCGCGCAACACCTTGACCTCGCGGGCGGCGCCCACCTGGGGCACCGGGCTGGCGGGCACGTTCGACGCCGTGCTGGTGGTGCCGGGGGACGGGCCGCGGGCCGCGACGGCCGCCGGGCCCATCGACGAGGTGCCCGAGGCGCTGCGCGAATTCGTCAAGGCCGGTCAGGTCAGCTACCAGTACGCCACCGTGAACACCGAGGGTTTCTCGGGATCGGCGCTGGTCATCGGCTCGCCGACGGCCTCGCGGGTGACCAACCTCGAGCTGTACCTGATCTTCCCGCTCTCCGGTGAGGAACGCACCATCGCGCTGGTGCGCGGGACCATGGTCACCGGCGGCCTGGTGCTGCTGGTGCTGCTGGCCGGCATCGCGTGGTTGGTGTCGCGGCAGGTAGTGCAGCCGGTGCGGTCGGCCTCGCAGATCGCCGAGCGCTTCGCCGAGGGGCACCTCACCGAGCGGATGCCCGTGCGCGGCGAGGACGACATGGCCCGGCTGGCGGTGTCGTTCAACGACATGGCCGAGAGTCTGAGCCGCCAGATCACCCAGCTCGAGGAGTTCGGCAACCTGCAGCGCCGGTTCACCTCCGACGTCAGCCACGAGTTGCGCACCCCGCTGACCACGGTGCGGATGGCCGCCGACCTGATCCACGACCAGCGCGACGAACTGGATCCGTCGCTGCGGCGCTCCACCGAGTTGATGGTCAACGAACTCGACCGGTTCGAGTCCCTGCTCAACGACCTGCTGGAGATCTCCCGGCACGACGCCGGCGTGGCCGAGTTGTCGGTGGAGGCCGTCGACCTGCGTTCGACGGTCAACAGCGCGCTGGACAACGTCGGGCACCTCGCCGACGACGCCGGCATCGAGTTGCTGGTCGACATGCCCGGCGAGGACGTCATCGCCGAGGTGGACCCGCGCCGGGTGGAGCGCATCCTGCGCAACCTGATCGCCAACGCCATCGACCATGCCGAACACAAGCCGGTGCGCATCCGGATGGCCGCCGACGAGGACACGGTCGCGGTGACGGTGCGTGACTATGGTGTGGGTTTGCGGCCCGGTGAGGAGAAGCTGGTGTTCAGTCGGTTCTGGCGGTCGGACCCGGCGCGGGTGCGGCGCTCCGGCGGCACCGGGCTGGGACTGGCGATCAGCATCGAGGACGCCCGGCTGCACCAGGGCCGGTTGGAGGCCTGGGGCGAACCCGGCAACGGCGCCTGCTTCCGGCTGACGCTGCCGCTGGTGCGCGGCCACAAGGTGACGACGAGCCCGCTGCCGATGAAGCCGGTCGGCGCCGAGAGCCGGGACCGGCAGCAGCAGGCCCGGACCCGCGAGCACGCCGGAGAAGGCGTGTGA
- a CDS encoding type VII secretion target, translated as MADPGSLSMTPSDVIYSADYLDSIGAAAGAERRALAVELSAHDAAWQDRARPGFVAFGDTVHRQGRRAESELADVADKLRLAAREYVATALAGAEALRYHRGPSPL; from the coding sequence ATGGCAGATCCCGGCTCGTTGTCGATGACCCCGTCCGACGTCATCTATTCGGCCGACTACCTGGACTCCATCGGTGCGGCCGCCGGGGCCGAACGCCGCGCGCTGGCCGTCGAGCTGTCCGCGCACGACGCGGCCTGGCAAGACCGCGCCCGGCCGGGATTCGTCGCCTTCGGAGACACCGTGCACCGGCAGGGCCGGCGCGCCGAGTCCGAGCTGGCCGACGTGGCCGACAAGCTGCGGTTGGCCGCCCGCGAGTACGTGGCCACCGCCCTGGCCGGCGCCGAGGCGCTGCGCTATCACCGCGGCCCGTCCCCGCTCTGA